Proteins encoded together in one Benincasa hispida cultivar B227 chromosome 1, ASM972705v1, whole genome shotgun sequence window:
- the LOC120079832 gene encoding uncharacterized protein LOC120079832, translating into MSVMLWFNYMDSTDMEFDGTATDALKNEGDAAETDANTNIVDVDSTNETSDVPNPPKRRKAFKKSMVWDHFKRLKGDPKDPHTQCEYCGVVYACHSKRNGTGTMKNHLENYKQYSYQKKRDPAQVTLSFKTKAKDNFEDNTSQLICESYSLKSCREALVEMVIVDELSFKFVEGK; encoded by the coding sequence ATGTCAGTCATGTTGTGGTTCAACTACATGGATTCAACGGATATGGAGTTTGATGGAACTGCAACTGATGCTTTAAAAAATGAAGGAGATGCAGCAGAAACGGATGCCAATACAAATATCGTTGATGTTGATTCAACAAATGAGACATCAGATGTTCCAAATCCACCAAAAAGAAGGAAGGCGTTTAAAAAATCCATGGTTTGGGATCATTTTAAGAGGCTAAAAGGTGATCCTAAAGACCCTCATACTCAATGTGAGTACTGTGGTGTTGTCTATGCATGTCATTCCAAACGTAATGGTACTGGGACTATGAAGAATCATTTGGAAAATTATAAACAATACTCTTACCAGAAAAAGAGAGATCCAGCCCAAGTGACATTATCTTTCAAAACTAAAGCCAAAGACAATTTTGAGGATAATACATCACAACTTATATGTGAGTCATATAGTTTAAAGAGTTGTCGGGAAGCGTTGGTTGAAATGGTAATTGTTGACGAATTGTCATTCAAGTTTGTGGAGGGTAAATGA